A genomic window from Desulfobotulus mexicanus includes:
- a CDS encoding flagellar basal body-associated FliL family protein, translating to MSDKKKNVMGMKLREKKGPFALWVWLLAFLLSLVCAGMMLAFFLFSTPEEPEEKEDVYEFAVLDAVAVIPGLWQLPVMKIPVTVEEGIRLPLRLGIAIVAEEGPEGLPRLLRHRERIITAIREHVEKGRAEDWESVAGKLKLKYELTDLVEKASGGIRVKGLYITDYMIHWPT from the coding sequence ATGTCCGATAAGAAAAAAAACGTTATGGGTATGAAGCTGCGGGAAAAGAAAGGGCCTTTTGCTCTGTGGGTCTGGCTGCTTGCCTTTTTGCTCTCTTTGGTATGTGCAGGCATGATGCTTGCATTTTTTTTGTTCAGTACTCCAGAGGAGCCAGAGGAAAAGGAAGATGTCTATGAATTTGCGGTGCTGGATGCTGTAGCAGTTATTCCCGGACTCTGGCAGCTCCCTGTGATGAAGATCCCTGTGACAGTTGAAGAAGGTATACGTCTTCCCCTGCGCTTAGGTATTGCCATCGTTGCGGAGGAAGGGCCTGAGGGCTTGCCCCGACTGCTCCGGCACAGAGAAAGGATTATCACTGCAATTCGGGAACATGTGGAAAAGGGCAGAGCCGAAGATTGGGAAAGTGTGGCAGGTAAACTGAAACTGAAATATGAGCTGACAGATCTGGTGGAAAAAGCCTCAGGCGGTATCCGGGTAAAAGGTCTTTATATTACAGATTATATGATTCACTGGCCCACATAG
- a CDS encoding FlgD immunoglobulin-like domain containing protein, whose translation METNVMGNAALARVAADYKAREDEEKDPLGREAFLTMLVAQLQNQDPLNPMEGTDFTSQLAQFSQLEAAFNTNKTLESILKAMEAGSSRDLEAYMGKEILAEVDSIEVSSGKAVGGFYTLEENASVTINIYDEKGQQVRTLSMGQQEAGSHPISWDARDAGDRQVPDGSYRYDVIAIGPGGMTRVQTTVEGTVEGILYANGKAYLQVKGTFVDPESLLKVWEKPATAPVISPMEYIGREVTAEAASIDFDGRILGNIPGYTLDRKDEVLVEIYDREGNLVKSLYEGTKSGGDFHEISWDGKDRFGVTVAPGIYSYRVLSKGAVADTRVSGEVTGLVYRNGIPYLNVDGSLVSSGAVRSVG comes from the coding sequence ATGGAAACAAATGTAATGGGTAATGCGGCACTGGCAAGGGTTGCAGCAGATTACAAGGCTAGGGAAGATGAGGAGAAGGATCCCCTGGGAAGGGAAGCCTTTCTCACCATGCTGGTGGCCCAGCTTCAGAATCAGGATCCCCTGAACCCCATGGAAGGAACGGATTTTACATCCCAGCTGGCCCAGTTCTCCCAGCTGGAAGCGGCCTTTAATACCAATAAAACCCTGGAAAGTATTCTTAAAGCCATGGAGGCTGGTTCTTCAAGGGATCTGGAAGCATACATGGGTAAGGAAATCCTTGCGGAGGTGGATTCCATAGAGGTTTCCAGTGGCAAGGCCGTGGGTGGCTTTTACACCCTGGAAGAGAACGCTTCTGTCACCATTAATATCTATGATGAAAAGGGTCAGCAGGTCCGAACCCTTTCTATGGGCCAGCAGGAGGCAGGTTCCCACCCCATTTCCTGGGATGCAAGGGACGCCGGAGACCGGCAGGTTCCGGATGGTTCCTATCGTTATGATGTTATTGCCATCGGGCCCGGTGGGATGACGCGGGTACAGACCACGGTGGAGGGAACGGTGGAGGGTATTCTCTATGCCAACGGAAAAGCCTATCTTCAGGTTAAGGGTACCTTTGTGGATCCAGAAAGCCTTCTCAAGGTGTGGGAAAAACCTGCCACGGCCCCGGTGATCAGCCCCATGGAATATATAGGCAGGGAGGTGACTGCGGAAGCGGCCAGCATTGATTTTGACGGTCGTATTCTCGGGAATATTCCCGGCTACACCCTGGACCGGAAAGATGAGGTGCTGGTGGAGATCTATGACAGGGAGGGCAATCTTGTGAAGTCTTTGTATGAAGGAACAAAATCCGGTGGGGATTTTCATGAGATTTCCTGGGATGGCAAGGATCGCTTTGGTGTGACCGTGGCTCCCGGCATCTATTCCTACAGGGTTCTCAGCAAGGGGGCCGTGGCAGATACCCGGGTTTCCGGCGAGGTTACGGGCCTTGTGTACAGAAATGGAATCCCCTATCTGAATGTGGATGGGAGTCTGGTTTCTTCCGGTGCCGTCCGGAGTGTCGGATAA
- the fliM gene encoding flagellar motor switch protein FliM yields the protein MSEILTQEEVDSLLDGLSTGKVESEQDMPMDAEGIGQYDFSSQDKVIRGRMPTFEVINERFAREVRSSLSMLLHTNVDISSESLDTLKFSEFGRSLPVPTSLHVFRMDPLRGHALLVLESQLVFNLIDTFFGGKGTGKAKVEGREFTTIEEVMIRKVVLSCLEDLKNSWAPVEPIQTTLVRSEVNPQFATIVLPTDLVIVTRFEVELEQSAGKLVLCQPYSMIEPLRHKLSSGFQAEVEDVDYTWQRRLKEIIVESDVMLSVELGRSRMLVNDLLQLGQGSIVELNKLAGEPLEIYINRKLVARGEVVVVNEKFGVRLTDIISPMERVRTLA from the coding sequence ATGAGTGAAATTCTGACCCAGGAAGAAGTTGACAGTCTGCTGGACGGTTTAAGTACCGGAAAGGTGGAGTCTGAACAGGATATGCCCATGGATGCCGAAGGCATCGGGCAATATGATTTTTCCAGTCAGGACAAGGTCATCCGCGGGCGTATGCCCACCTTTGAGGTGATCAATGAGCGTTTTGCCCGTGAGGTGCGTTCCAGTCTTTCCATGCTGCTGCACACCAACGTGGATATCAGCTCAGAATCTCTGGATACCCTGAAGTTTTCCGAATTTGGCAGATCCCTTCCTGTTCCCACAAGCCTCCATGTTTTCCGTATGGATCCTTTGCGAGGTCACGCCCTGCTGGTACTGGAAAGCCAGTTGGTTTTCAATCTCATTGATACCTTTTTCGGTGGCAAGGGGACGGGCAAAGCCAAGGTGGAAGGCCGGGAATTTACTACCATCGAGGAGGTCATGATACGCAAGGTGGTTCTTTCCTGTCTGGAGGATCTGAAAAACTCCTGGGCTCCCGTGGAACCCATACAGACAACCCTTGTACGCAGTGAGGTGAATCCCCAGTTTGCCACCATTGTTCTGCCCACAGACCTTGTCATTGTAACCCGTTTTGAGGTGGAGCTGGAACAGTCTGCAGGTAAACTGGTGCTGTGCCAGCCCTATTCCATGATAGAACCTTTACGACATAAACTTTCATCGGGCTTCCAGGCCGAGGTGGAGGATGTGGATTATACCTGGCAGCGGCGGCTTAAGGAAATAATAGTGGAGTCTGACGTGATGCTTTCCGTGGAACTGGGCCGCAGCCGTATGCTTGTCAATGACCTTCTGCAGCTTGGGCAGGGTTCCATTGTGGAGCTGAACAAGCTGGCCGGAGAGCCTTTGGAAATTTATATTAACCGCAAGCTGGTGGCCCGGGGTGAGGTGGTGGTGGTTAATGAAAAATTCGGTGTGCGCCTGACGGATATCATCAGTCCCATGGAGCGGGTTCGGACCCTGGCCTGA
- a CDS encoding flagellar hook-basal body complex protein — protein sequence MSLTSSLYTGTSGLTNMGRSMQVIGDNISNVNTVGFKGSRYTFADVLNQTVGTQSGSAQMGRGMALGSVDNLHNQGSFESTGNTTDLSIGGNGFFVVRHPASNQEYYTRAGNFNFDKDGKLVTPEGMVVQGWKLDPDTGNDMGAMTSIIMQSFTSPPKQTSEITAITNLDADATSQSVVLSNAWDATKQPPIPPNSYEYQTVVKAYDALGSTHDITIYYDKKSGSDWEYIITMNPSEDKRLGVQGTPGQGLLARGVIHFNESDGSIADMTMEEYTGRIGNVRSEGVNRYDDLTFVLNSTEPMDSDGFDFHVEYDGDRWQFQNLPDAYPNAEIIYSDARRIEIVLNRNPADTDPEPDMVIRLASNAVATDSLKFDINKPRDAHVQNVTGLTYRGDTGNDNTTLTINDPGVMTRDMEGMNLVWNPRGGVDGRGEWYMSNPSEQNVTGQNYGGMTAVDGASETVLNPAVLNQYAAGMQVEWDAVEGWVWRSSSGTASVGAASTAGELTVHNAMVLNRAAVITVPKTAYDDLALTTGWEVLPFAAVAALADYPDAQIRRDGDRVQIDLDGNGTADISFTPEEPADFGGNDIVFSITASPPREYPNARILNDTPLDPGRLAISFDGNNNADVVWSFEDAGGTPAAAGDEETFTFSLDPRTTPEGYPNAVIRGDKDRVYIDLDGSGGDKDREDIVFTFTEPMRHGASVENSVISFDIQGGTSWRQLGARDINNAGYYEFTADFLGSAGRMATDGTYRTTEQKIAFNIGTAFDGLNFINSSLTTTQYARTSSTIYQTADGYGAGDLEGVNVSSEGVMTGMYSNGQLIPLYRVGLAKFMNNQGLYKEGGNLYRETRDSGSAITGRPGSNGLGKLSPNSLEMSNVDIGDEFVRMITTQRGFQANSKTVTTVDGMLETVIQMKR from the coding sequence ATGTCTCTCACAAGCTCTCTTTATACGGGAACCAGCGGTCTCACCAACATGGGCAGGTCCATGCAGGTGATCGGTGACAATATATCCAATGTGAACACCGTGGGTTTCAAGGGAAGCCGCTATACCTTTGCCGATGTCCTCAACCAGACCGTGGGCACCCAGTCCGGCTCAGCCCAGATGGGTCGTGGTATGGCCCTTGGCAGCGTGGATAACCTTCACAATCAGGGTTCCTTTGAATCCACGGGGAATACCACTGACCTTTCCATTGGTGGCAACGGTTTTTTTGTGGTCCGGCATCCGGCCAGCAATCAGGAGTATTATACCCGTGCCGGGAATTTTAATTTTGATAAAGACGGAAAACTTGTGACCCCTGAGGGTATGGTGGTTCAGGGGTGGAAGCTGGATCCGGATACGGGAAATGATATGGGTGCCATGACCAGTATTATCATGCAGTCTTTCACGTCTCCGCCGAAACAGACTTCTGAAATTACGGCCATCACCAATCTGGATGCCGATGCCACGAGCCAGTCCGTTGTGCTTTCCAATGCCTGGGATGCAACGAAGCAGCCGCCCATACCACCGAACAGTTATGAGTATCAGACCGTGGTCAAAGCCTATGATGCTTTGGGCAGCACCCATGATATTACCATTTATTATGATAAAAAATCCGGTTCGGACTGGGAGTACATCATTACCATGAATCCTTCCGAAGACAAGCGTCTCGGTGTGCAGGGAACTCCGGGGCAGGGCCTGCTGGCCAGAGGGGTGATTCATTTTAATGAATCCGATGGTTCCATTGCGGATATGACCATGGAGGAATATACGGGCCGCATCGGTAATGTGCGTTCTGAAGGGGTGAACCGCTACGATGATCTCACCTTTGTGCTAAACTCTACGGAGCCCATGGATTCAGACGGTTTTGATTTCCATGTGGAATATGATGGTGACCGCTGGCAGTTTCAGAATCTGCCGGACGCCTATCCCAATGCGGAAATCATTTACTCCGATGCCCGGCGCATCGAGATTGTTCTGAACCGGAACCCTGCGGATACGGATCCGGAACCGGATATGGTAATCCGCCTTGCTTCCAATGCCGTGGCCACGGATTCCCTGAAGTTTGACATCAATAAGCCCAGAGATGCCCATGTGCAGAATGTTACGGGTCTTACCTACCGGGGTGATACGGGCAACGATAATACCACCCTCACCATCAATGATCCCGGTGTCATGACAAGGGACATGGAGGGGATGAATCTGGTCTGGAATCCCAGAGGCGGTGTGGACGGACGGGGCGAGTGGTACATGAGTAACCCCAGCGAACAAAACGTGACCGGCCAGAACTATGGCGGCATGACTGCTGTTGACGGTGCCAGTGAGACCGTGCTGAATCCTGCGGTGCTGAATCAGTATGCGGCAGGCATGCAGGTGGAGTGGGATGCTGTTGAAGGCTGGGTCTGGAGAAGCTCCAGCGGTACGGCCAGTGTTGGCGCGGCCAGTACGGCAGGGGAGCTTACGGTTCATAATGCCATGGTTCTGAACAGAGCGGCGGTGATAACCGTTCCTAAGACTGCCTATGATGATCTAGCATTGACAACGGGGTGGGAAGTACTTCCATTCGCTGCTGTTGCAGCCCTGGCGGATTATCCCGATGCACAGATACGGAGGGATGGCGACAGGGTACAGATTGATCTGGACGGAAACGGCACGGCGGATATCAGCTTCACTCCGGAGGAACCGGCTGATTTTGGCGGTAATGACATTGTTTTTTCCATAACGGCCAGTCCTCCCAGAGAATATCCCAATGCAAGGATTCTGAATGATACGCCGTTGGATCCCGGCAGATTGGCCATCAGCTTTGATGGCAACAACAACGCGGATGTGGTCTGGAGTTTTGAGGATGCAGGCGGTACGCCGGCGGCAGCTGGGGACGAGGAGACCTTTACGTTTTCACTCGACCCCCGAACCACACCGGAGGGCTATCCCAATGCGGTGATCCGGGGCGATAAGGACAGGGTCTACATAGATCTTGACGGTTCCGGCGGAGACAAGGACAGAGAAGACATTGTTTTTACCTTCACAGAGCCCATGCGGCACGGGGCCAGTGTGGAAAACAGTGTTATTTCCTTTGACATACAGGGTGGCACTTCATGGCGACAGCTGGGGGCAAGGGATATCAACAATGCGGGTTACTATGAATTCACCGCCGACTTCCTTGGCAGTGCGGGCCGCATGGCCACGGACGGAACCTATCGCACCACAGAACAGAAAATTGCTTTCAATATCGGGACGGCCTTTGATGGCCTGAATTTCATCAACTCATCCCTTACTACAACACAGTACGCCCGGACCTCTTCCACCATTTATCAGACGGCAGACGGATACGGTGCCGGGGATCTGGAAGGGGTGAACGTTTCTTCCGAAGGGGTGATGACGGGTATGTACTCCAACGGGCAGCTCATTCCCCTCTACCGGGTGGGGCTGGCCAAGTTCATGAACAATCAGGGCCTGTATAAGGAGGGGGGGAACCTCTACAGGGAAACCCGGGACAGTGGCAGCGCCATTACGGGCCGTCCCGGTTCCAACGGCCTTGGCAAGCTCTCTCCCAACTCCCTTGAGATGAGCAATGTGGATATCGGTGATGAGTTTGTAAGAATGATCACCACCCAGAGGGGATTTCAGGCCAACTCCAAGACCGTAACCACGGTGGATGGTATGCTGGAAACGGTGATTCAGATGAAACGCTGA
- a CDS encoding flagellar motor protein MotB has translation MSLKKKQKIRPFRTEWMHTFADLLLLLLTFFVMLFAMKTLEKERLQEAFSFFVQEKAVKEREEGVLAGALSLRLRRELAALPAGVAESLHLEESAEHLRLILESDGLFDAGAFALRPEAPLFLQAVSDIFRPLGTMVLVQGYPDIGMGEEAAAALAMERAVEVRRYLVEQAGLAADAMGIALDREYPSLYTGEDSRHRAWNRRVTFLILEDGDVR, from the coding sequence ATGAGTCTTAAAAAGAAACAGAAAATAAGACCTTTCCGGACGGAATGGATGCACACCTTTGCTGATCTTCTGCTTTTGCTGCTTACTTTTTTTGTGATGCTTTTTGCCATGAAGACCCTTGAAAAGGAAAGGCTGCAGGAAGCCTTTTCTTTTTTTGTGCAGGAAAAAGCCGTAAAAGAAAGGGAGGAGGGGGTGCTGGCCGGTGCCTTAAGTCTGAGGCTTCGCCGTGAGCTGGCAGCACTCCCCGCAGGTGTTGCAGAAAGCCTGCATCTGGAAGAGAGTGCAGAACACCTCCGCCTGATTCTGGAGTCCGATGGACTTTTTGATGCGGGAGCCTTTGCCCTGCGGCCTGAAGCGCCTTTGTTTCTGCAGGCTGTTTCCGATATTTTCAGGCCTCTGGGGACCATGGTGCTGGTGCAGGGATATCCCGATATCGGAATGGGGGAGGAGGCTGCCGCAGCCCTTGCCATGGAAAGGGCCGTGGAAGTCCGGCGTTATCTTGTGGAACAGGCGGGACTGGCTGCGGATGCCATGGGTATTGCTCTGGACAGGGAATATCCTTCCCTTTATACCGGTGAGGACAGTCGGCACCGGGCCTGGAACCGTAGGGTTACTTTTCTGATTTTGGAGGATGGGGATGTCCGATAA
- a CDS encoding motility protein A, with amino-acid sequence MATLIGIVSAFGLVGLAVFMGGGLLFFFNLQAFLIVVGGTLGATLIHYPVRDLLPVFRRLMRVFFSSGDTGDATVEKLTAMAQKARRDGVLSLEKMIPKETDPFLAEGLQLAVDGVEPAIIREIMLSGLEASGERHEAGAEIFATMGSYAPALGMVGTLIGLIQMLQNLHDPDAIGPGMAVALLTTFYGALLSNLVFLPLAGKLRALDRQEAREKQMLVDGLVSLARGEHPRVLAWRMRAHRQPSLKSLAGKSDEK; translated from the coding sequence ATGGCAACCCTTATTGGCATTGTATCGGCCTTCGGACTGGTGGGACTTGCGGTTTTCATGGGAGGGGGGCTGCTTTTTTTCTTCAATTTGCAGGCCTTTCTCATTGTGGTGGGAGGGACTCTGGGGGCGACGCTGATCCATTATCCGGTGAGGGATCTCCTGCCGGTTTTCAGACGGCTGATGCGGGTTTTTTTCTCCTCCGGTGACACAGGGGATGCCACCGTTGAAAAGCTAACTGCCATGGCCCAGAAGGCCAGACGTGACGGGGTTCTCAGCCTTGAAAAAATGATACCAAAGGAGACGGACCCTTTCCTTGCGGAAGGTCTGCAACTGGCCGTGGACGGTGTAGAACCTGCCATCATCAGGGAAATTATGCTTTCGGGGCTGGAAGCATCCGGTGAGCGCCATGAGGCGGGTGCTGAAATTTTTGCCACCATGGGAAGTTATGCACCGGCCCTTGGCATGGTGGGTACCCTCATTGGTCTGATACAGATGCTGCAGAACCTCCATGATCCCGATGCCATCGGGCCGGGGATGGCCGTGGCCCTTCTCACAACCTTTTATGGAGCCCTTCTTTCCAACCTTGTTTTTCTTCCCCTTGCGGGAAAGCTGCGGGCACTGGACAGGCAGGAAGCCCGTGAAAAACAGATGCTGGTGGATGGGCTGGTTTCCCTTGCAAGGGGAGAGCACCCGAGGGTGCTGGCCTGGCGCATGCGTGCCCACAGGCAGCCATCACTTAAGTCGTTAGCAGGAAAAAGTGATGAGAAATAA